The following nucleotide sequence is from Lysobacterales bacterium.
AAGGATCTGGCGCCGGTGGTCTACGTCACCGCCGACGAAGCCGGTGCGCTCGATTCACCGCTGTACGGCATGTTCAAGGTCGTCGCGCAATTGCGCGAGCGCCCGCTCGCGGGCGAACCGGTCGACCAGTACTTCTTCGCGCAACCGACCGACACCTCGCGCTTCGCGGTGAAATGGGACGGCGAATGGCAGATCACTTTCGAGACCTTCCGCGACATGGGCCTGGCCTACTCCGCCGGGTTGCTGCTGATCTATCTGCTGGTCGTCGCGCAGTTCCGCAGCTACCTGGTGCCGCTGATCATCATGGCGCCGATCCCGCTGACCGCGATCGGGGTGATGCCGGGCCATGCCCTGCTCGGTGCGCAGTTCACCGCCACCTCGATGATCGGCATGATCGCGCTGGCCGGCATCATCGTGCGCAATTCGATCCTGCTGGTCGACTTCATCAACCACGCGCGCACGCAGGGCATGGTGCTCGCCGATGCGGTGATCGAGGCCTGCGCGGTGCGCGCGCAGCCGATCGCATTGACCGCGGTCGCGGCCATGGGCGGCGCCTTCTTCATCCTCGACGACCCGATCTTCAACGGTCTGGCGATCAGCCTGATCTTCGGCATCCTGATCTCGACGGTGTTGACCTTGGTGGTCATTCCGCTGCTTTACTACGCGCTGTTGCTTCGCACCGAGACGAGCGCAGGCGCGAACGCGTGATGACAGCCACCAACCTGCCCATGGCCATCGTCTTTTGCGAGTCCCGTCGATGTGGCTGGCGCTGATCGGCGCACTCGCGATCGGACTGACACTCGGGCTGCTCGGTTCGGGCGGCTCGATCCTGACCGTGCCGGTGCTGGTCTATCTGGTCGGGCAGCCGGAGAAGGTCGCGATCGCCGGCTCGCTCGCGATCGTCGGCGGCGTTGCGCTGGCCGGCGCCCTGCCGCGCATGTTCAAGCGCCAGGTCGACTGGCGCAGCGTGCTCTGGTTCGGGCTGCCGGGCATGTTCGGCAGCTTCATCGGATCGGCGGTATCGACGTACATTCCCGGGGTCGTGCAATTGTTCGTGTTCGCGCTGGTGATGCTGGTCGCCGCAACGATGATGGCGCGCCCCACGCCGGTGCGGACAGTGCCGCCGCCACCTCGTGCGCGCCGCTGGATCATCCTTGACGGCCTCGCGGTCGGCATGCTCACCGGACTGGTCGGCATCGGCGGCGGGTTCCTGATCCTGCCGGCCCTGGTCCTGCTCGGCGGCCTGGCGATGCATCGTGCGATCGGCACCAGTCTCGCCATCATCGCGCTGAATGCGTTCAGCGGATTCGTCCAACATGCGAGCTTGCTGGCGGCTGCCGGGATGGCCCTGGACTGGCGCCTGATCGGGCTGTTCACCGCGATCGGCGCCGGTGGCAGCCTGATCGGCGGACAATTGGCCGAGCGCTTGCCGCAGCATCGCCTGAAACGCATCTTCGCCTTCTTCCTGGTGCTGATGGGCCTGTTCATCCTGGTCCGCACCGCACCGCAACTCTGGCTGCATCGAGGTTCGCCATGACGCCGACGGTCACTCCGTTCTTCCACAAGGACAGCTGCACCTGGACCTATCTGGTGCGCGATCCGGCCTCGCAAGCGGCCGTGGTCATCGACCCGGTGCTCGACTTCGATGCGAAGTCCGGGCGCACCGCCACGCACAGCGCCGAGCGGGTGCTGGCCGCGGTGCGCAGCCAGGGCCTGACGGTATCGTGGATCCTCGAAACCCATGCCCACGCCGATCACCTGAGTGCCGGCCATTGGCTGAAGCAGCAGTGGCCGGACGCGACACTCGCGATCGGCGCCGGCATTCGGACGGTGCAGAAGACCTTTCGCACGATCTTCAACCTCGGCGAACATTTCCCGGTCGATGGCTCGCAGTTCGATCACCTGTTCGCCGACGACGAGGAATTTCGCGTCGGCTCGATCGCGGCCCGGGTCATGCCCACGCCGGGCCACACCAACGACAGCGTCAGCTACCGGATCGGCGATGCGCTGTTCGTCGGCGACAGCCTGTTCATGCCCGATGGCGGCACCGCGCGCTGCGATTTTCCGGGCGGCAGCGCGTCCGTGCTTTATCGCTCGATCCAGCGCCTGTACGCACTGCCCGGTCAGACCCGCGTCTTCGTCTGCCACGACTATGCCCCCGGCGGCCGCGAGTATCGCTGCGAAACCACGATCGCGGCGCAAAAGGCCGGCAACATCCATGTCCGTGACGGCGTCGATGAAGCGGCCTACGTGCAGGTGCGCGAAGCACGCGACGCCACGCTCGACATGCCCGCCCTCCTGCTGCCGTCGGTGCAGGTCAACATCCGCGCCGGCGCGTTGCCCGAACCCGAGGCGAATGGCGTGAGTTACCTGAAGTTGCCGGTCAATCAGTTCTGACGCTGGTCATCACTCACCCTGCCGCCTCCGGAGCACCGCATGAAAACTGCACAGGACCTCGTAGTGGATGCCAAGACGCGCATCCGCGAGATCGGCCACGAGGAATTGCTCGCGCTGCAACGAGGCGGCGCGCCGATCGTCGACGTGCGCGAGCCGGACGAATACCATGCGGGTCATATTCCCGGATCGATCAACATTCCGCGCGGCGTGCTCGAATTCCAGGTCGACGGCCATCCCGCGGTGAACTGCCTGCAGGATCCGGCCCTCGCCCATCGATCGGCCGCCATCGTGCTCAGTTGCCGCAGCGGCGCGCGCTCGGCACTGGCCGCCGACGCCCTGCGCCAACTCGGTTTCGCCGAACCGGTATCGTTGGCAGGCGGTTTCAATGGCTGGTCGGCCGCGGCACGTCCCATCCACACCGGTGACCAGCCCTGATTCCTGCGGGAGCGCACGATGAGCAAGATCGCCACTCGATTCATGAATACCTTCGCGGCCCTCGTGTTGCTCGCCGTCGCCGCCCTGCTGCCGGGTCTGCACGATGCGGCCGCAGCCAAGTCCTCACGCACCGTGGTTTATCACATCGACGACAGCGCACGCGCGGTTCGCATGCTGCGCAACATCACCAACCATCGCCACGCCGATGCCGATATCCGCGTCGTCGTCGTCGCGATGGCCGGTGGCATCGACTTTCTGCTCGATGGCGCGCTCGACGAGCAGGGCAATTCCTACGACGCGCAAGTCGACCCGCTGATGCTGGAGGGCGTCGAATTCCGCGTCTGCAACAACACCCTCAAGGGTCGCCACATCGACAAGGACAAGCTGCTGCCGGACGTTCAGATCGTGCCCGCCGGCGTGGCCGAACTGGCCCGCCTGCAACTGGACGAAGGCGCGGCCTACATCAGGCCCTGAGCGGTCGCCCTCGCGGCGGACTCACGTCCGGCATTCGACCTGACGCGACCGGCGTCGCTCGATGGCACAGCGCAGCACCATGCCGGCCAGCATCGACAGGACGAAGGCGATGATCTGCGGCGAACCGGTGGCGAGCCCGGCAATGGCCGGACCGGGACAGAATCCGGCGATGCCCCAGCCGATGCCGAACAGCGCCGCACCGATCAGCAGATCAGCGTCAATGCGTGTGCGCTCCGGCAGGAAGTAGCGCTGGTCGAAGACGGGCTTCGATGCCCGCAGCGCGAACTGGAAGCCGGGCATGCTGACGGCCAATGCACTCGCCATCACCACGGCCAGCGTCGGATCCCAGTGGCCGAACACGTCGAGGAATCCGATCACCTTGGCCGGATCGGTCATGCCCGCGATGGTCAGTCCGGCGCCGAACAGCGTGCCGCACAGCAATGCCAACAGCGTCCTCATGCCGCCCACCCGCCGTGGCGCAGCAACGCCACCGTCAGCATCGCGACCAGCATGAAGACCGCGGTCGCAATCAACGAGCGGGGCGACAGCCGCGCGATGCCGCAGATGCCATGTCCCGACGTGCAGCCGCAGGCCATGCGCGTGCCGAAGCCGACCAGCAACCCGGCGCCGATCATCCCCGGCCAAGCGGTCTGCAGATTCACCTGCGCGGCCACGGGATGCAGCGCACGCACGATCGCGCTCCCCAGCACCACACCGACGATGAAGGCGACGCGCCACGCGCTGTTGCCGCGCCCGCGATCGAGAACGATGTCGCCGAACAGGCCGCTGATGCCCGCGATGCGTCCGTTCAGGCGGAAGAACAGCACCGCGGCGGCACCGATCATGGCGCCACCGAGCAATGCAGCAGACAGGTCGAGATCAGGCATCGGCGGGTCCCCAACCGAGATTGCCGGCAAGGCCGATCAGCTTCGGCTGCTGCAGATGGCGCATCGACACCCGCTTCTTGTCCTTCAACCAGGTCGAGACCACGTCCCAGATCGGTTCGCCCTGCGCATTCGCGGCCACCGGTGCCCAGCCCGCGACCTTGTAGGTCTTCCCGGCGTCGATCGGCTTGCCCGCGAGTTGCATGTCGCGGATGCGATCGCCGGCCTTCGCATCGGGCGCGATCGCGTAGGCCATGCCACCGACACGCACCATGTCGCCACCCTGCTGGTAATACGGATCGGCATTGAACAGGTTGTCGGCGACATCCTCGAGAACGGCCTTGATCTTCGCCCCGGTCATCGCCGTCAGCGTCGTCTGCGGATAGCTGATCGCGGTCTGGTCCATCAGGTCTTCCATGCGGATGGTGTCGCCCGGCAACAGGCTCGGCCCCCAGCGAAACCCGGGGGAGAACGCGATCTCGGCGTCTTTTACCTCGCGCAGTGCATCGAGGATCAACTGGTCGAAGCTGCCGTTGAAGTTGCCGCGGCGATAGAGCAGATCATCGGTCACCGCGAGCGGCTCGTCGAGCCGGTCGCGGTAGGGAGCGCGCACCCGCTCGATCAGGGCCTGCATGGCGTGATCGGGTGCGAGTGCATTCGCGAACACCGGCAGCAACCGGTATTGCCAGCCCGCAACCTTGCCGTCGCGCACCTTGAAATCGAGCACGCCGAGGAACTTGCCGTTGCTGCCGGCATTGGTCACCAGCGTCTGTCCGCCGGCATTCCTGACCAGCGTCGGCATCGGCAGGCCGTCGTGGGTATGGCCACCGAGAATGGCGTCGAGTCCGCGCACCCGCGACGCCAGCTTGAGATCGACATCCATGCCGTTGTGCGACAGCAGCACCACGATCTGCGCGCCCTTGGCGCGCGCCGCATCGATCGTCGCCTGCAGGTTCTCTTCCTGGATCCCGAAGCGCCAGTCGGGGATCAGATGCGCCGGATTGGCGATCGGCGTGTACGGAAAGGCCTGGCCAATGATCGCGACCGGCACGCCATTCATCTCGCGCATCGAAAACGGTGCGAACACGGCGTCGCCGAAATCACGGGTAGCGATGTTCTGCGCGACGAAATCGATCTTGCCGGCGAAGTCTTTCGTGATGATCTCCTGAACGCGCTCGGCACCGAGCGTGAATTCCCAGTGCCCGGTCATCACCTCGACACCCAGCAACTTGCAGGCCTCGACCATGTCCTGGCCACGCGTCCACAACGCCGTCGCCGAGCCCTGCCAGGTATCGCCGCCATCGAGCAGCACGGCACCGGGTCGCGCATCACGCATCTGCTTCACCAGCGTGGCGAGGTACGCGAAGCCGCCGACCTTGCCGTAGTCGCGGGCCGCATCGACGAAATCGAGCGAGGTGAAGGCGTGGGCTGCGGGCGTGCCGGAACGCAGTCCGAATTGTTTCAGGAAGGCCTTGCCGACCAGGTGCGGCGCACGATTCGTCGCCTCCGCGACGCCGATGTTCACCGTTGGCTCGCGGAAGTGGATCGGCTGCAGCTGCGCGTGACAGTCGGTGAAGTGCAGCAGGTGCACATTGCCGTAGGCCGGCAGGTCGTAGAGATCGCGAAACGCACGCGCCGGTTTCGCCGACGCCCTGCCCGACGCGGACACGGCGACGGCCGCAGCCGCGAGGGTCTGCAGGAATTCACGCCGTTGCATCACGGTGCGCTCTGCGCCGCCTGGTTGACCGGCGATGCCGGATCGAACAGGTAGGCCATCACGTCCTTCAATTGCTGCTCGCTCAGGATGCCGGCGTCGCCGAAGCGCGGCATGTGCGAACAGGCATTGTAGGCATGCGAGTTCCACAACCGCGTCCAGGTGTATTTCAGGATCGGCTCGCTGCGGCCGCGCAGCGCGCCGTACCGATCGAGCGGCGGCCCGAGCGTGCCGAACGCGAGTTCGGCCGGCGCCATCTGGTGGC
It contains:
- a CDS encoding sulfite exporter TauE/SafE family protein — translated: MWLALIGALAIGLTLGLLGSGGSILTVPVLVYLVGQPEKVAIAGSLAIVGGVALAGALPRMFKRQVDWRSVLWFGLPGMFGSFIGSAVSTYIPGVVQLFVFALVMLVAATMMARPTPVRTVPPPPRARRWIILDGLAVGMLTGLVGIGGGFLILPALVLLGGLAMHRAIGTSLAIIALNAFSGFVQHASLLAAAGMALDWRLIGLFTAIGAGGSLIGGQLAERLPQHRLKRIFAFFLVLMGLFILVRTAPQLWLHRGSP
- a CDS encoding MBL fold metallo-hydrolase; this encodes MTPTVTPFFHKDSCTWTYLVRDPASQAAVVIDPVLDFDAKSGRTATHSAERVLAAVRSQGLTVSWILETHAHADHLSAGHWLKQQWPDATLAIGAGIRTVQKTFRTIFNLGEHFPVDGSQFDHLFADDEEFRVGSIAARVMPTPGHTNDSVSYRIGDALFVGDSLFMPDGGTARCDFPGGSASVLYRSIQRLYALPGQTRVFVCHDYAPGGREYRCETTIAAQKAGNIHVRDGVDEAAYVQVREARDATLDMPALLLPSVQVNIRAGALPEPEANGVSYLKLPVNQF
- a CDS encoding sulfurtransferase; amino-acid sequence: MKTAQDLVVDAKTRIREIGHEELLALQRGGAPIVDVREPDEYHAGHIPGSINIPRGVLEFQVDGHPAVNCLQDPALAHRSAAIVLSCRSGARSALAADALRQLGFAEPVSLAGGFNGWSAAARPIHTGDQP
- a CDS encoding DsrE family protein — its product is MSKIATRFMNTFAALVLLAVAALLPGLHDAAAAKSSRTVVYHIDDSARAVRMLRNITNHRHADADIRVVVVAMAGGIDFLLDGALDEQGNSYDAQVDPLMLEGVEFRVCNNTLKGRHIDKDKLLPDVQIVPAGVAELARLQLDEGAAYIRP
- a CDS encoding YeeE/YedE family protein: MRTLLALLCGTLFGAGLTIAGMTDPAKVIGFLDVFGHWDPTLAVVMASALAVSMPGFQFALRASKPVFDQRYFLPERTRIDADLLIGAALFGIGWGIAGFCPGPAIAGLATGSPQIIAFVLSMLAGMVLRCAIERRRSRQVECRT
- a CDS encoding YeeE/YedE family protein, giving the protein MPDLDLSAALLGGAMIGAAAVLFFRLNGRIAGISGLFGDIVLDRGRGNSAWRVAFIVGVVLGSAIVRALHPVAAQVNLQTAWPGMIGAGLLVGFGTRMACGCTSGHGICGIARLSPRSLIATAVFMLVAMLTVALLRHGGWAA
- the soxB gene encoding thiosulfohydrolase SoxB, with the protein product MQRREFLQTLAAAAVAVSASGRASAKPARAFRDLYDLPAYGNVHLLHFTDCHAQLQPIHFREPTVNIGVAEATNRAPHLVGKAFLKQFGLRSGTPAAHAFTSLDFVDAARDYGKVGGFAYLATLVKQMRDARPGAVLLDGGDTWQGSATALWTRGQDMVEACKLLGVEVMTGHWEFTLGAERVQEIITKDFAGKIDFVAQNIATRDFGDAVFAPFSMREMNGVPVAIIGQAFPYTPIANPAHLIPDWRFGIQEENLQATIDAARAKGAQIVVLLSHNGMDVDLKLASRVRGLDAILGGHTHDGLPMPTLVRNAGGQTLVTNAGSNGKFLGVLDFKVRDGKVAGWQYRLLPVFANALAPDHAMQALIERVRAPYRDRLDEPLAVTDDLLYRRGNFNGSFDQLILDALREVKDAEIAFSPGFRWGPSLLPGDTIRMEDLMDQTAISYPQTTLTAMTGAKIKAVLEDVADNLFNADPYYQQGGDMVRVGGMAYAIAPDAKAGDRIRDMQLAGKPIDAGKTYKVAGWAPVAANAQGEPIWDVVSTWLKDKKRVSMRHLQQPKLIGLAGNLGWGPADA